Below is a genomic region from Pectobacterium polaris.
GTAATGCGATACGTAAGATGCCCGAATGGCAGATTTATGATGGCCTGAATACGCAGTTGGGCTCGCCGATTGATCACTTCAGTCTGCCAGAACACTACACGCGTAAGCGCATTCGCTCGATGGGGCGCGTGTCTCTGATGGCAACCCGAGCAACCGAACTGGCGCTGGAACAGGCTGGGCTGATTGGTCATCCGGTGCTGACTAACGGAGAAACCGGCATTGCTTACGGCTCCTCTACGGGCAGCACAGGGCCGGTGAGCGAATTTGCCACCATGCTGACCGAGAAGCACACCAATAATATTACCGGTACGACCTATGTGCAGATGATGCCGCATACCACAGCGGTAAATGCCGGCCTGTTTTTCGGCCTGCGCGGCCGTGTGATTCCGACGTCCAGCGCCTGTACGTCGGGAAGTCAGGCGATTGGCTACGCTTGGGAAGCGATTCGTCATGGCTATCAGACAGTCATGGTAGCGGGCGGTGCGGAAGAACTGTGCCCGTCAGAGGCGGCCGTGTTTGATACGCTGTTTGCCACCAGCCAACGCAACGATGCGCCGGAAACGACGCCGTCGCCTTTTGACACCCGCCGTGACGGTCTGGTTATCGGCGAAGGCGCGGGGACGTTAGTGCTTGAAGAGCTTGAGCATGCATTAGCGCGTGGGGCGACGATTTATGCTGAACTGGTTGGATTTTACACCAACTGTGATGCGGCACATATTACACAACCCCAGCGTGAAACCATGCAGATTTGTATTGAAGGATCGCTGCGCTGCGCGGGTTTGCAGCCTAGCGATGTGGGTTATATCAGCGCACACGGTACCGCAACCGATCGGGGTGATGTCGCGGAGAGTCTGGCTACCGCTGCCGTGTTCGGTAAATCCACGCCGATTTCATCGCTAAAAAGCTATTTCGGCCATACGCTGGGCGCCTGTGGTGCACTTGAAGCATGGATGAGTATTGAAATGATGCGTGAAGGTTGGTTTGCACCGACGCTTAATTTACGGCAACCTGCAGAAGACTGTGGCGAGCTGGATTACATCATGGGTGAGCCACGCCATATTGAGACGGATTACATCCAGTCTAATAACTTTGCCTTTGGCGGCATCAATACGTCGCTGATTTTCCGCCGTTGGCAATAATGGATTGAGAACGTTAACGGGTTCATGATGAATAACAAACAACAATACCTGGATATCGCTGAAGGGAAGGGTGAAAAAGCGCCTTCAACGATGGTGGCTTTTTCCTCACGAGAGATGAATTATCCGCTGCTGGAAAGCCTGTTAGAGGCGCAATCATTTTTCACCGATGGCGAAGTAAGCTATACCGAGCAGGAACAGGGCGGATTCTTTTATACCTGTCGTC
It encodes:
- a CDS encoding beta-ketoacyl-ACP synthase; this translates as MRRVVVTGMGGVTAFGESWESVSDGLRAGRNAIRKMPEWQIYDGLNTQLGSPIDHFSLPEHYTRKRIRSMGRVSLMATRATELALEQAGLIGHPVLTNGETGIAYGSSTGSTGPVSEFATMLTEKHTNNITGTTYVQMMPHTTAVNAGLFFGLRGRVIPTSSACTSGSQAIGYAWEAIRHGYQTVMVAGGAEELCPSEAAVFDTLFATSQRNDAPETTPSPFDTRRDGLVIGEGAGTLVLEELEHALARGATIYAELVGFYTNCDAAHITQPQRETMQICIEGSLRCAGLQPSDVGYISAHGTATDRGDVAESLATAAVFGKSTPISSLKSYFGHTLGACGALEAWMSIEMMREGWFAPTLNLRQPAEDCGELDYIMGEPRHIETDYIQSNNFAFGGINTSLIFRRWQ